From a single Pseudomonas serboccidentalis genomic region:
- a CDS encoding Hpt domain-containing protein, with protein sequence MGDRHDYVALEWVKGEIAETLKQAHQAIEAVLDDPQAFPGLDECLDYIHQVHGSLQMVEFYGAALLAEEMEHLVEALQHERVSHRDEALHLLLQALGQLPIYLDRVQNARRDLPLVVLPLINDLRSARGESLLSETSLFSPQLPELPPLSDEALATLEPPDLPNVLRKLRQMLQMALVGLLREQDDQTHLEYLAKVFTRLEALSGDAPLSPLWQVASALVEGMREGAIAHSPALRSLFKDADKELKRLLEQGMRGLNQPPPAELLKSLLFYIAKAEHPTGQMLTMKDRYSLDDALPDSAMVDEERVRLAGPDRDAMRSVLAALCEELVRVKERLDLFVRSDRQHIADLESLLAPLRQIADTLAVLGFGQPRKVIIDQLAVVLSLAQGQREPNDATLMDVAGALLYVEANLAGMVGTVEPESPEDSRLPTTDLTQIHQIVIKEARICLQQAKDMIVDYIDADWDRQHLQPLPELLTQVRGALAMIPLSRAASLVEACNSFIREHLLLDPHEPGWQQLDNLADVITSLEYYLERLGDDPQAPNEQLLDVAQKSLASLGFFPDEQPNEPYVPLLDDVLSPSEARVMQDLQALDDPETVQSLADVLASPVSAVNPPALITPGSLMPPPADEEPVDDELREVFLEETDEVLEVLHEYLPRWTADTHDRAALTELRRAFHTLKGSGRMVRALILGELAWAVENLLNRVLEHSVEPGPQVQQLLQDSVLLLPELINEFATQRQRQRSDVDQLAARAHALAKGDAALADEDVADVAALDPLLLEIFRNEAETHLASLNRFLDQAAEHVPLQASDELQRALHTLKGSASMAGVLPIAELAAPLDQLAREFKAHQLPLDLDEVELLLEAEGLFRVGLRQLKHDPLAPIVGAQSLIKRTGALLAERLEAILNSPNTGLRVKRDPQLINNFLAQGMDILLDAESLLQRWQQHPGERQELSALLDELTTLGEGAHLADLLPVDVLCEALLDLYGAVEESSLAVSERFFQEAQNAHEALINMLDELAAGQEVTPQPQRIRALHELLDESLDPTSMGLIRSDGSRTLSIHELGAATAELAQANSATAPDDEIVEIFLEEAVDILDSAGQALQRWLSDPDNAAPLSSLQRDLHTLKGGARMAEVDAIGDLAHELEGLYEGLVDRRYSHSETLGHLLHKSHDRLALLLEQLQARQPLTPALDLIEAIRQFRQGASGTAETAQPTAEHDSAAHDPELLEIFLEEGFDIIENSGAALLRWQAEPGNRQEVETLLRDLHTLKGGARMVEIGPIGDLAHELEYLYESLATGVLQPSAELFALVQRGHDRLAQMLDGVRAGQPCPPADRLISAIQNFSHPATPDTPPPVPLAVKTEPAAPAADAGADMVKVSAELLDELVNLAGETSIFRGRIEQQVNDAQVALNEMETTIERMRDQLRRLDTETQGQILSRQQVDAERLGYEEFDPLEMDRHSQLQQLSRALFESASDLLDLKETLDRRNHDAENLLQQQGRINTELQEGLMRTRMVPFDRMLPRLKRIVRQVAEELNKDVAFIIDNAEGEMDRNVLERMAAPLEHMLRNAVDHGLESAEVRLAAGKPAQGTISLDLLREGGDIVFDIRDDGAGVPLDAVRRKAIKRGLLAPDAEISDRDVLQFILQPGFSTAEKITQISGRGVGMDVVHEEVRQLGGTMSIDSVPGQGVHFRIRLPFTVSVNRALMVQCGEDQYAIPLNTIEGIVRVLPNDLEGHFRNDPPSYHYGGQRYELCYLGELLKTAPRPKLLGQSLPLPVLLVQCNDRHIAVQVDAMAGTREIVVKSLGPQFAAVQGVSGATILGDGRVVLILDLLAPIRAMQARVAQRPAHAEIDSEPQKPLLVLVVDDSVTVRKVTSRLLERHGMNVLTAKDGVDAMLLLEEHMPDLMLLDIEMPRMDGFEVATQVRHDERLQHLPIIMITSRTGQKHRDRAMAIGVNDYLGKPYQESVLLESIAHWSKKHA encoded by the coding sequence ATGGGTGACCGGCACGACTACGTGGCCCTCGAATGGGTCAAGGGCGAAATTGCCGAAACGCTGAAACAGGCGCATCAGGCGATTGAAGCCGTGCTCGATGATCCGCAGGCCTTTCCCGGGCTGGACGAGTGCCTGGATTACATCCATCAGGTCCACGGCAGTCTGCAGATGGTCGAGTTCTACGGCGCAGCGTTGCTCGCCGAAGAGATGGAGCATCTGGTCGAGGCCTTGCAACATGAACGCGTCAGCCATCGCGACGAAGCCCTGCACCTGCTGCTGCAAGCCCTCGGGCAATTGCCGATCTACCTCGACCGCGTACAGAACGCCCGCCGCGACCTGCCACTGGTGGTGCTGCCGCTGATCAACGACCTGCGCAGCGCCCGGGGCGAAAGCCTGCTCTCGGAAACCAGCTTGTTCAGCCCGCAATTGCCCGAGCTGCCGCCGCTCAGCGATGAAGCGCTGGCGACACTGGAGCCGCCAGATCTGCCGAACGTGCTGCGCAAGTTGCGCCAGATGCTGCAAATGGCGCTGGTCGGGCTGTTGCGCGAGCAGGATGACCAGACGCATCTGGAGTACCTGGCGAAAGTCTTCACTCGCCTCGAAGCGCTCAGCGGCGACGCGCCGTTGAGCCCGTTGTGGCAAGTGGCATCGGCGCTGGTCGAAGGCATGCGCGAAGGCGCCATCGCCCACAGCCCGGCGCTGCGCAGCCTGTTCAAGGACGCCGACAAGGAACTCAAGCGCCTGCTCGAACAGGGCATGCGCGGCCTCAATCAGCCGCCCCCTGCGGAGCTGCTGAAAAGCCTGCTGTTCTATATTGCCAAAGCCGAACATCCCACCGGGCAGATGCTGACCATGAAAGATCGCTACTCCCTGGACGACGCGTTGCCCGACAGCGCGATGGTCGACGAAGAACGCGTGCGCCTGGCCGGCCCCGACCGCGATGCGATGCGCTCGGTGCTGGCGGCGTTGTGCGAAGAACTGGTGCGGGTCAAGGAACGCCTCGACCTGTTCGTGCGCAGCGACCGTCAGCACATCGCCGATCTGGAAAGCCTGCTGGCGCCGCTGCGGCAGATCGCCGACACCCTGGCGGTGCTCGGTTTCGGCCAGCCGCGCAAGGTTATCATCGATCAACTGGCGGTGGTCCTCAGCCTCGCCCAGGGCCAGCGCGAACCGAACGACGCGACGCTGATGGACGTCGCCGGCGCCTTGCTCTACGTCGAAGCGAACCTGGCCGGGATGGTCGGCACGGTGGAGCCGGAAAGCCCCGAAGACTCGCGCTTGCCGACTACCGACCTGACGCAGATCCACCAGATCGTGATCAAGGAAGCGCGCATCTGCCTGCAACAGGCCAAGGACATGATCGTCGACTACATCGACGCCGACTGGGATCGCCAGCACCTGCAACCGTTGCCGGAGCTGCTGACCCAGGTGCGCGGCGCGCTGGCGATGATTCCGCTGAGCCGGGCGGCCAGTCTGGTCGAGGCCTGCAACAGCTTCATCCGCGAGCATTTGCTGCTTGATCCCCACGAGCCGGGCTGGCAGCAACTGGATAATCTGGCCGACGTCATCACCAGCCTTGAGTATTACCTCGAACGCCTCGGCGACGACCCGCAAGCGCCGAATGAGCAACTGCTGGACGTCGCGCAGAAGAGCCTCGCCAGCCTTGGGTTCTTTCCAGACGAACAGCCCAACGAACCATACGTGCCGCTGCTCGACGACGTGCTCAGCCCCAGCGAAGCGCGGGTGATGCAGGACCTGCAAGCGCTGGATGATCCCGAGACCGTGCAGTCGCTGGCCGATGTACTGGCCAGCCCGGTCTCGGCGGTCAACCCGCCGGCCCTGATCACCCCCGGCAGCCTGATGCCGCCGCCCGCCGATGAAGAACCGGTGGACGATGAACTGCGCGAAGTGTTCCTCGAAGAGACCGACGAAGTGCTCGAGGTTCTGCACGAATACCTGCCGCGCTGGACGGCCGACACCCATGACCGCGCCGCACTGACCGAACTGCGTCGCGCCTTTCACACCCTGAAGGGCAGCGGGCGTATGGTTCGTGCCTTGATCCTGGGTGAGCTGGCGTGGGCGGTGGAAAACCTGCTCAACCGCGTGCTGGAACACAGCGTCGAACCCGGCCCGCAGGTACAGCAGTTGCTCCAGGACAGCGTGCTGTTGCTGCCGGAGCTGATCAACGAATTCGCCACTCAGCGCCAGCGTCAGCGCAGTGACGTCGATCAACTTGCGGCCCGCGCTCACGCACTGGCCAAAGGTGACGCGGCATTGGCCGATGAAGACGTCGCCGACGTTGCCGCGCTGGATCCGCTGTTGCTGGAGATTTTCCGCAACGAGGCCGAAACCCACCTCGCCAGCCTCAACCGGTTCCTCGATCAGGCCGCCGAGCATGTACCGCTGCAGGCCAGCGACGAATTGCAGCGCGCCTTGCACACCCTCAAGGGCAGTGCGTCGATGGCCGGTGTGCTGCCGATTGCCGAACTGGCGGCGCCGCTGGATCAACTGGCCCGCGAGTTCAAGGCGCATCAGTTGCCGCTCGACCTGGACGAAGTGGAACTGCTGCTCGAAGCCGAGGGCCTGTTCAGGGTTGGCCTGCGTCAGCTCAAGCACGATCCGCTGGCGCCGATCGTCGGTGCGCAGTCGCTGATCAAACGCACCGGTGCGCTACTCGCCGAACGTCTGGAAGCCATCCTCAATTCGCCGAATACAGGCCTGCGGGTCAAGCGCGATCCGCAACTGATCAACAACTTCCTCGCCCAGGGCATGGACATCCTGCTCGATGCCGAAAGCCTGCTGCAGCGTTGGCAGCAGCACCCCGGCGAGCGCCAGGAACTCAGCGCGCTGCTGGATGAACTGACCACCCTCGGCGAAGGCGCGCATCTGGCCGATCTGCTGCCGGTGGACGTGTTGTGCGAAGCCTTGCTCGACCTCTACGGCGCGGTGGAGGAAAGCAGCCTGGCGGTCAGCGAGCGGTTTTTCCAGGAGGCGCAGAACGCCCACGAAGCGCTGATCAACATGCTCGACGAACTGGCTGCCGGCCAGGAAGTCACGCCGCAGCCGCAGCGTATTCGTGCCCTGCACGAACTGCTCGACGAAAGCCTCGACCCGACGTCCATGGGGCTGATCCGCAGCGACGGCAGCCGCACCTTGAGCATCCATGAACTGGGCGCCGCGACCGCCGAACTCGCTCAAGCCAATAGCGCAACCGCACCGGACGACGAGATCGTCGAGATCTTCCTCGAAGAGGCGGTGGACATTCTCGACAGTGCCGGCCAGGCCTTGCAGCGCTGGTTGAGCGACCCGGACAACGCCGCGCCACTGTCGTCGTTGCAGCGCGACTTGCACACGCTCAAGGGTGGCGCGCGGATGGCCGAGGTCGATGCCATCGGCGATCTGGCGCATGAACTGGAAGGTCTTTACGAAGGGCTGGTGGACCGTCGCTACAGTCACAGCGAGACCCTGGGGCATTTACTGCACAAGAGCCATGACCGCTTGGCGTTGTTGCTGGAGCAGTTGCAGGCGCGTCAACCGCTGACCCCGGCGCTGGATCTGATCGAGGCGATCCGCCAGTTCCGTCAGGGCGCCTCCGGCACTGCCGAAACGGCGCAGCCGACCGCCGAACACGACAGCGCCGCACATGACCCGGAGCTGCTGGAGATCTTCCTCGAAGAAGGTTTCGACATCATCGAAAACTCTGGCGCGGCGTTGCTGCGCTGGCAGGCCGAGCCGGGCAATCGGCAGGAAGTGGAAACCCTGCTGCGCGACCTGCACACCCTCAAGGGCGGCGCGCGGATGGTCGAGATCGGCCCGATCGGCGACCTGGCCCATGAGCTGGAGTACCTTTACGAAAGCCTCGCCACCGGCGTGCTGCAACCGTCCGCCGAACTGTTTGCGCTGGTGCAACGCGGGCATGACCGCCTGGCGCAAATGCTCGACGGCGTGCGCGCCGGGCAGCCGTGCCCGCCTGCGGATCGGCTGATCAGCGCGATCCAGAATTTCAGTCACCCGGCGACCCCCGACACACCGCCGCCGGTGCCGCTGGCGGTCAAGACCGAACCCGCCGCACCGGCCGCCGATGCCGGCGCGGACATGGTCAAGGTCTCAGCCGAACTGCTCGATGAACTGGTCAACCTGGCCGGGGAAACCTCGATTTTCCGTGGCCGTATCGAACAGCAGGTCAACGATGCGCAGGTTGCGCTGAACGAGATGGAAACCACCATCGAGCGCATGCGCGATCAATTGCGCCGGCTCGACACCGAAACCCAGGGGCAGATTCTCAGCCGCCAGCAAGTCGATGCCGAACGCCTCGGTTACGAAGAATTCGACCCGCTGGAAATGGACCGCCATTCGCAGTTGCAGCAACTGTCGCGGGCGCTGTTCGAATCCGCCTCGGACCTGCTCGACCTCAAGGAAACCCTCGACCGCCGCAACCACGACGCCGAGAACCTGTTGCAGCAACAAGGGCGGATCAACACCGAGTTGCAGGAAGGCCTGATGCGCACGCGCATGGTGCCGTTCGATCGCATGCTGCCACGGCTCAAACGCATCGTGCGTCAGGTCGCCGAAGAGCTGAACAAGGACGTCGCGTTCATCATCGACAACGCCGAAGGCGAGATGGATCGCAACGTGCTGGAGCGCATGGCCGCGCCGCTGGAACACATGCTGCGCAACGCCGTCGATCATGGCCTGGAGTCCGCCGAGGTGCGGCTGGCGGCGGGCAAACCGGCGCAAGGCACGATCAGCCTGGACCTCTTGCGAGAGGGGGGCGACATCGTTTTCGATATCCGCGACGACGGCGCCGGGGTGCCGCTGGATGCGGTGCGGCGCAAGGCGATCAAGCGCGGTTTGCTGGCGCCGGACGCCGAGATCAGTGACCGCGATGTGCTGCAGTTCATCCTGCAGCCGGGCTTTTCCACCGCTGAAAAAATCACCCAGATTTCCGGGCGCGGCGTCGGCATGGACGTGGTCCACGAAGAAGTCCGCCAGCTCGGCGGCACCATGAGCATCGACTCGGTGCCGGGGCAGGGCGTGCATTTCCGCATTCGCTTGCCATTCACCGTGTCGGTCAATCGGGCGTTGATGGTGCAGTGCGGCGAGGATCAATACGCGATTCCGCTGAACACCATCGAAGGCATCGTGCGCGTCCTGCCGAATGATCTGGAAGGGCACTTTCGCAACGATCCGCCGAGCTACCACTACGGCGGGCAACGCTATGAGTTGTGCTACCTGGGTGAGCTGCTGAAAACCGCGCCACGGCCGAAACTGCTCGGCCAGAGCCTGCCATTGCCGGTGCTGCTGGTGCAGTGCAATGACCGGCACATCGCGGTGCAGGTCGACGCGATGGCCGGCACCCGCGAGATCGTGGTCAAGAGCCTCGGCCCGCAGTTCGCGGCGGTGCAGGGCGTGTCCGGGGCGACGATTCTCGGCGATGGCCGGGTGGTGCTGATTCTCGACCTGCTGGCGCCGATCCGCGCGATGCAGGCGCGGGTCGCGCAGCGTCCGGCCCATGCGGAAATCGACAGCGAGCCACAGAAGCCGCTGCTGGTGCTGGTGGTCGACGACTCGGTCACCGTGCGCAAGGTCACCAGCCGTTTGCTCGAACGCCACGGCATGAACGTGCTGACCGCCAAGGACGGCGTCGATGCGATGTTGCTGCTCGAAGAACACATGCCCGACCTGATGCTGCTCGACATCGAAATGCCGCGCATGGACGGCTTCGAAGTCGCCACTCAGGTGCGCCACGACGAACGCCTGCAACACCTGCCGATCATCATGATCACCTCGCGCACCGGGCAGAAACACCGCGACCGCGCGATGGCCATCGGCGTCAACGACTACCTCGGCAAGCCGTATCAGGAGTCGGTGCTGCTCGAAAGCATTGCCCACTGGAGCAAGAAACATGCATGA
- a CDS encoding triphosphoribosyl-dephospho-CoA synthase produces MHALNLQAKPLSLSERLADLAVDALIDEADLSPKPALVDRRGNGAHTDLHLGLMHASALSLWPAFKEMAEAAVEIGEAGLPLREAIGRIGREGEQAMLSTTNGVNTHRGAIWALGLLITAAALEPQSSGSSAVSVRAARLALLDDRYAPRPLSHGAQVALRYGARGAREQAQLGFPSVLQRGLPQLKRSRANSHGEQNARLDALLAIMTDLADTCVLYRAGEQGLHAMQSGAQAVLDAGGSASLGGRRRLHELDQQLIALNASPGGAADLFAATLLLDRIERDGILQGAF; encoded by the coding sequence ATGCACGCACTCAACCTGCAAGCGAAACCCCTCAGCCTGAGCGAACGCCTGGCCGATCTGGCGGTGGATGCGCTGATCGACGAAGCCGATCTGTCGCCGAAACCGGCGCTGGTCGACCGGCGTGGCAATGGCGCGCACACCGATTTGCACCTGGGCCTGATGCACGCGTCGGCGTTGTCGTTGTGGCCGGCGTTCAAGGAAATGGCTGAAGCGGCGGTTGAAATCGGAGAGGCCGGTTTACCACTGCGCGAAGCCATTGGCCGCATCGGCCGTGAAGGCGAGCAAGCGATGCTCTCGACCACCAACGGCGTGAACACCCATCGCGGGGCGATCTGGGCCTTGGGGCTTTTGATCACCGCCGCGGCACTGGAACCGCAATCCAGCGGCTCCAGCGCCGTCTCTGTGCGTGCTGCGCGTCTGGCATTGCTCGACGACCGCTACGCACCGCGCCCACTCAGCCATGGCGCCCAGGTCGCTTTGCGTTACGGCGCACGCGGTGCTCGCGAACAAGCGCAACTCGGCTTCCCGTCCGTGCTGCAACGCGGTTTGCCGCAGCTCAAACGCAGCCGAGCCAACAGCCACGGCGAACAGAACGCCCGACTCGACGCCTTGCTGGCGATCATGACTGACCTCGCTGATACCTGCGTGCTCTACCGCGCCGGTGAACAGGGTCTGCACGCCATGCAAAGCGGCGCGCAAGCCGTGCTCGACGCCGGTGGCAGCGCCAGCCTCGGCGGGCGTCGGCGCCTGCACGAACTGGATCAACAACTCATCGCATTGAATGCCTCGCCCGGTGGCGCCGCCGACTTGTTCGCCGCCACGCTGCTGCTCGATCGCATCGAGCGCGACGGCATCCTTCAGGGAGCGTTTTGA
- a CDS encoding DUF6124 family protein, which yields MIKPTPSPPPTDAASPYEAPDSKKFHEAAERALDHYLGPPSPDLMAAPYTPNTLYMVNPEADSESLLADASESLGSATVMLNNHAALVQGTHRKTLQGIAQVVMVAEMAVNRVLDKLVPTD from the coding sequence ATGATTAAACCGACACCAAGTCCGCCGCCAACAGATGCGGCCTCCCCCTACGAAGCCCCCGACTCCAAGAAATTCCACGAAGCCGCCGAACGCGCCCTCGACCACTACCTCGGCCCGCCGTCACCCGACCTCATGGCCGCGCCCTACACCCCCAACACGCTCTACATGGTTAACCCCGAAGCCGACAGCGAATCCCTGCTGGCCGACGCCAGTGAATCACTCGGCTCGGCCACGGTCATGCTCAACAACCATGCGGCGCTGGTACAAGGCACGCACCGTAAGACCCTGCAAGGCATTGCTCAGGTGGTGATGGTGGCGGAGATGGCGGTCAACCGGGTGTTGGACAAGTTGGTGCCCACGGACTGA
- the mdcA gene encoding malonate decarboxylase subunit alpha: MTTTISPDSRWTRRRDEKQRRLDKVRGLADGVVLPTDKIVAALEALIHPGDRVVLEGNNQKQADFLSRSLAKADPAKLHDLHMIMPSVGRSEHLDLFERGIARKLDFSFAGTQSLRISQLLEDGLLEVGAIHTYIELYARLVVDLIPNVVLSAGFMADRAGNIYTGPSTEDTPALIEPAAFSDGIVIVQVNQLVDDVSELPRVDIPASWVDFVVVADKPFYIEPLFTRDPRHIKPVHVLMAMMAIRGIYEKHNVQSLNHGIGFNTAAIELILPTYGESLGLKGKICRNWTLNPHPTLIPAIESGWVESVHCFGTELGMENYIAARPDVFFTGRDGSLRSNRMFCQLAGQYAVDLFIGATLQVDGDGHSSTVTRGRLAGFGGAPNMGHDPRGRRHGTPAWLDMRHDDSQQPMLERGKKLVVQMVETFQEGGKPTFVETLDAVEVAKKSGMPLAPIMIYGDDVTHLLTEEGIAYLYKARSLEERQAMIAAVAGVTAIGLRHNPKDTERMRREGLIALPEDLGIRRTDATRELLAAKSVADLVEWSGGLYNPPAKFRSW, encoded by the coding sequence ATGACAACAACAATTTCCCCCGACTCGCGCTGGACGCGGCGGCGTGACGAGAAGCAGCGGCGCCTCGACAAGGTGCGCGGGCTGGCCGACGGTGTGGTGTTGCCCACCGACAAGATCGTCGCCGCGCTCGAAGCGCTGATCCATCCCGGCGACCGCGTGGTGTTGGAGGGCAACAACCAGAAGCAGGCGGATTTCCTTTCCCGTTCGCTGGCCAAGGCTGACCCGGCCAAGCTCCACGACCTGCACATGATCATGCCCAGTGTCGGCCGCTCCGAGCATCTGGACCTGTTCGAGCGCGGCATCGCCCGCAAGCTCGATTTCTCTTTCGCCGGCACCCAGAGCCTGCGCATCAGCCAGTTGCTCGAAGACGGCCTGCTGGAAGTCGGCGCGATCCACACCTACATCGAACTCTACGCACGGCTGGTGGTGGATCTGATCCCCAACGTCGTGCTCTCGGCCGGTTTCATGGCTGACCGCGCCGGCAATATCTACACCGGTCCGAGCACCGAAGACACTCCCGCGCTGATCGAACCGGCGGCGTTCAGCGACGGCATCGTCATCGTCCAGGTCAATCAGTTGGTCGACGACGTCAGCGAACTGCCCCGCGTGGACATTCCCGCCTCGTGGGTCGATTTTGTCGTAGTGGCCGACAAGCCGTTCTACATCGAACCGCTGTTCACCCGCGACCCACGGCACATCAAGCCTGTGCACGTGTTGATGGCGATGATGGCGATCCGTGGCATCTACGAAAAACACAATGTGCAGTCGCTCAACCACGGCATCGGTTTCAACACCGCCGCCATCGAGCTGATCCTGCCGACCTACGGCGAGTCCCTCGGCCTCAAAGGCAAGATTTGCCGCAACTGGACGCTCAACCCGCACCCAACATTGATCCCGGCGATCGAGAGCGGTTGGGTTGAAAGCGTGCATTGCTTCGGCACCGAACTGGGCATGGAAAACTACATCGCCGCACGCCCCGACGTGTTCTTTACCGGGCGCGACGGCTCGCTGCGTTCCAACCGGATGTTCTGCCAACTGGCGGGGCAGTACGCGGTGGATCTGTTTATCGGCGCGACGTTGCAGGTCGATGGCGATGGCCATTCCTCCACCGTAACCCGTGGTCGCCTCGCCGGGTTCGGCGGTGCGCCGAACATGGGCCACGACCCGCGTGGCCGGCGTCACGGCACCCCGGCGTGGCTCGACATGCGTCACGACGACTCGCAGCAACCGATGCTCGAACGCGGCAAGAAACTCGTGGTGCAAATGGTCGAGACCTTCCAGGAGGGCGGCAAACCGACCTTTGTCGAAACCCTCGACGCGGTGGAAGTGGCGAAGAAAAGCGGCATGCCGCTGGCGCCAATCATGATCTACGGCGACGACGTCACTCATCTGCTCACCGAAGAGGGCATCGCCTACCTGTACAAGGCGCGCTCGCTGGAAGAACGTCAGGCGATGATCGCTGCCGTCGCGGGTGTCACCGCCATCGGCCTGCGCCACAACCCGAAAGACACCGAACGCATGCGCCGCGAAGGCCTGATCGCCTTGCCCGAAGACCTCGGCATCCGCCGCACCGACGCCACCCGCGAACTGCTGGCGGCGAAAAGCGTGGCTGATCTGGTCGAGTGGTCCGGCGGCCTGTACAACCCGCCCGCCAAGTTCAGGAGCTGGTAA
- a CDS encoding chemotaxis protein CheW, with product MHERRHNARTSQLTGLLLPLADRNLILPNVAVAELIDYQASAFDLDTPPWYLGRVSWRERQIPLLSFESACGQKVVIGERARIVILNALGGLPQLKFIALLVQGIPRSYKLDSQLSYVDVPLCALEQAAVQVGEQVAKVPDLLGLEQLLVEAGLIH from the coding sequence ATGCATGAGCGCCGCCACAACGCGCGCACCAGCCAACTCACCGGCCTGCTGCTGCCGCTGGCCGACCGCAACCTGATCCTGCCCAACGTCGCGGTGGCCGAGCTGATCGACTACCAGGCCAGCGCCTTCGACCTCGACACACCGCCGTGGTATTTGGGGCGGGTGAGCTGGCGTGAGCGGCAGATTCCGCTGCTGAGTTTCGAGTCGGCCTGCGGGCAGAAAGTCGTCATCGGCGAGCGTGCACGGATCGTCATCCTCAACGCCCTCGGAGGGTTGCCGCAGCTGAAATTCATTGCGCTGCTGGTGCAGGGAATTCCGCGTTCGTACAAGCTCGACAGTCAGTTGAGTTATGTCGATGTGCCGCTGTGTGCGCTGGAGCAGGCGGCGGTGCAGGTCGGGGAACAGGTGGCGAAGGTGCCGGATTTGTTGGGGTTGGAGCAGTTGTTGGTGGAGGCTGGCCTTATTCACTGA